One segment of Pelorhabdus rhamnosifermentans DNA contains the following:
- a CDS encoding GNAT family N-acetyltransferase codes for MQYRIQRNIEHIDWQVVCRVSQEAGLATHPVELTRKAFENSYCVVFVFDNDLLIGVGRAISDGAYQAAIYDIAVLPTYQGKKVGRLIIDEIHKDLQKINIILYASPGKEPFYSKIGYYRMLTGMAKFDNESIMREKGFIE; via the coding sequence ATGCAATATCGAATTCAAAGAAACATTGAACATATTGATTGGCAGGTGGTTTGTAGAGTATCACAGGAGGCAGGGTTGGCAACACATCCTGTAGAGTTAACGAGAAAAGCTTTTGAAAACAGTTACTGTGTGGTATTTGTATTTGATAATGACTTATTGATTGGGGTAGGCCGGGCGATTTCCGATGGTGCATATCAGGCGGCAATCTACGACATTGCTGTTTTGCCTACATATCAGGGGAAAAAAGTTGGTAGACTGATTATCGATGAAATTCACAAAGATTTGCAGAAGATTAACATTATCTTGTATGCAAGTCCAGGGAAGGAACCATTTTATAGTAAAATCGGGTACTATAGAATGCTTACGGGAATGGCGAAATTTGATAATGAAAGCATAATGCGTGAAAAAGGATTTATTGAGTAA